One stretch of Amycolatopsis sp. NBC_00345 DNA includes these proteins:
- a CDS encoding 3-keto-5-aminohexanoate cleavage protein — translation MTTHPGPPALQAALNGDSTHPAMPKTPDEIAADAAASVAAGATMLHAHAFDDNGEETLAAGPVSRTLRAIRRACPDIPISMTTFAAIEPDPDARYATVAAWTDLPDLIPANQGEDGITELSELLIRRGVGVEACVLSISDAETFVARGAYSRYERVAVEALVLDPEEALATAAAMESILAKAGVSLEQLHHGIGAASWAVSRRAAARGHGIRTGIEDTHTLPDGRVTTGNAELVAAAAAILARQD, via the coding sequence ATGACAACACACCCGGGGCCGCCGGCCCTGCAAGCCGCGCTCAACGGCGACAGCACCCATCCCGCGATGCCGAAGACTCCCGACGAAATCGCCGCCGACGCGGCGGCTTCGGTCGCCGCCGGCGCGACGATGCTCCACGCGCACGCGTTCGACGACAACGGTGAGGAGACGCTCGCGGCGGGGCCGGTGTCCCGCACGTTGCGCGCGATCCGGCGGGCCTGCCCGGACATCCCGATCTCCATGACGACCTTCGCCGCGATCGAGCCGGACCCGGACGCCCGCTACGCGACGGTCGCGGCGTGGACCGACCTGCCCGACCTGATCCCCGCCAATCAGGGAGAAGACGGCATCACCGAGCTGAGCGAGCTGCTGATCCGGCGCGGCGTCGGTGTCGAAGCCTGCGTTCTGTCCATCAGCGACGCGGAAACATTCGTCGCGCGAGGCGCGTATTCGCGGTACGAGCGGGTCGCGGTCGAGGCGCTGGTCCTCGATCCCGAGGAAGCCCTGGCGACCGCGGCGGCGATGGAGTCCATCCTGGCCAAGGCCGGGGTTTCGCTGGAGCAGCTCCACCACGGCATCGGCGCCGCCTCGTGGGCGGTGAGCCGGCGCGCGGCGGCGCGGGGCCACGGCATCCGCACCGGCATCGAAGACACCCACACCTTGCCCGACGGCCGCGTCACCACCGGAAACGCCGAACTCGTCGCGGCCGCGGCCGCCATCCTCGCCCGGCAGGACTGA
- a CDS encoding CGNR zinc finger domain-containing protein, which translates to MILDDYVWSAGVATDLVNTAALVWSDGHDRLPDTAALREFLADHGLPPLGADGAAADRELVAVHRLRDRLRAVLEHPEPARATDLAAAAGTLTISAPERSWSLTVPDGTPPRALLSTVAGAGVLGALLHLGPERFRRCEAGCLGLFIDTSRAGRRRFCMPRLCGSRVNAANYRARQRNTHS; encoded by the coding sequence GTGATCCTGGACGACTACGTGTGGTCCGCGGGGGTGGCGACCGACCTGGTGAACACCGCCGCGCTGGTCTGGAGCGACGGTCACGACCGCCTCCCCGATACGGCCGCGCTCCGGGAATTTCTGGCCGACCACGGCTTGCCTCCGCTCGGTGCCGACGGTGCGGCCGCCGATCGTGAGCTAGTCGCGGTCCATCGTCTACGCGATCGGCTTCGCGCCGTGCTGGAGCACCCCGAACCGGCCCGCGCCACCGATCTCGCCGCGGCTGCCGGGACCCTCACCATCAGCGCGCCTGAGCGGAGCTGGTCGCTCACGGTCCCCGACGGCACCCCGCCACGCGCGTTGCTGAGCACGGTCGCCGGCGCCGGCGTTCTCGGCGCCCTGCTCCATCTCGGGCCCGAGCGCTTCCGGCGGTGCGAAGCCGGTTGCCTGGGGTTGTTCATCGACACCAGCCGGGCCGGGCGACGCCGCTTCTGCATGCCTCGCCTGTGCGGAAGCCGGGTCAACGCGGCGAACTACCGCGCCCGGCAACGGAACACCCACTCCTGA
- a CDS encoding LacI family DNA-binding transcriptional regulator has translation MANQVPPAKPAVARPPSLADVAAAAGVSHMTVSRVVNGTGPVGPDTRARVQSAVEKLGYRPNSAARALATGRTGVLGVVALESNLYGPASTLYGIEHAARQSGYSITISSVSRPRRSSIADAVESLRRQAVEGIVVIAPHVTAGAALAAAPSDLPVVAVGGGEAAPVPVISVDQYDGARRVTEHLLALGHRTVWHVAGPEDWLEALDRERGWRETLARHDAPVPRVFRGDWSARSGYEAGRALAGEKGVDAVFAANDQMALGLLRAFAEAGVFAPQHVHVAGFDDVPEAAYYSPPLTTVRQDFIELGRRTFDLLSQRIDGGGDPGVRQLVVPELIVRDSTGPR, from the coding sequence ATGGCGAATCAGGTTCCTCCGGCCAAGCCGGCCGTGGCCCGGCCGCCGAGCTTGGCCGACGTCGCGGCCGCGGCCGGGGTGTCGCACATGACGGTGTCCCGGGTCGTCAACGGCACGGGTCCGGTGGGTCCGGACACCCGCGCGCGGGTGCAGTCCGCGGTGGAGAAACTCGGTTACCGGCCCAATTCCGCCGCGCGGGCGCTGGCCACCGGCCGGACCGGGGTGCTGGGCGTGGTCGCGCTGGAGTCCAATTTGTACGGACCGGCCAGCACGCTGTACGGCATCGAGCACGCGGCCCGTCAGTCCGGGTACTCGATCACCATCTCGAGCGTCAGCCGCCCTCGGCGGTCGTCGATCGCGGACGCTGTGGAGAGCCTGCGGCGCCAGGCGGTCGAGGGGATCGTGGTGATCGCCCCGCACGTGACGGCCGGGGCGGCGCTGGCCGCGGCGCCGTCCGACCTTCCGGTGGTGGCGGTCGGCGGCGGTGAGGCGGCGCCGGTGCCGGTCATCTCGGTGGACCAGTACGACGGGGCGCGCCGGGTCACCGAGCACTTGCTCGCACTGGGGCACCGCACGGTCTGGCACGTCGCCGGGCCCGAGGACTGGCTGGAGGCACTGGACCGGGAACGCGGCTGGCGGGAAACGCTGGCACGGCACGACGCGCCCGTGCCGCGGGTGTTCCGCGGTGATTGGAGCGCGCGCTCGGGTTACGAGGCGGGCCGGGCCCTGGCCGGGGAAAAGGGCGTCGACGCGGTCTTCGCGGCCAATGACCAGATGGCGCTGGGGTTGCTGCGCGCGTTTGCCGAGGCGGGGGTCTTCGCGCCGCAGCACGTGCATGTCGCCGGGTTCGACGACGTGCCCGAGGCCGCGTACTACTCGCCCCCGCTGACCACGGTCCGCCAGGACTTCATCGAGCTCGGCCGCCGGACGTTCGATCTGCTCTCCCAGCGGATCGACGGCGGTGGTGATCCCGGGGTGCGGCAGCTCGTCGTGCCCGAACTGATCGTGCGTGACAGCACCGGGCCCAGGTAA
- the araB gene encoding ribulokinase has product MADEAPVPPAGPLVVGVDFGTLSGRAVVVRVADGAELGSAVTEYRHGVIDEVLPSTGRELPPEWALQVPADYLDVLRIAVPAALAAAGADPADVIGIGTDFTACTVVPATVDGTPLCELAEFADNPHAYVKLWRHHAAQPQADRITALARARGEKWLPRYGGLISSEWEFAKALQVFEEAPEVYAAMACWVELADWIVWRLTGSYVRNACTAGYKGILQDGEYPSRDFLGELAPGFEGFVAEKLEQPLGRLGDRAGGLTAEAAEWTGLPAGIAVAVGNVDAHVTAPAARAVEPGQLVAIMGTSTCHVLNGAELREVPGMCGVVDGGIVAGLWGYEAGQSGVGDIFGWFAEHGVPKSYVEEARAAGESVHELLTRRAARQEIGEHGLLALDWHSGNRSVLVDHELSGMVLGQTLATRAEDVYRALLEATAFGTRKIVETFIAAGVPVTELIVAGGLKRNPLLMRIYADVLNLPLSLVGSEQAPALGSAIHAAVAAGAYPEVRSAAAAMGSARPVAYRPDPANVAAYNELYAEYTALHDYFGRGGNDVLHRLAARRRAVAKGRS; this is encoded by the coding sequence ATGGCGGACGAGGCACCGGTGCCACCGGCCGGCCCGCTCGTGGTCGGGGTGGACTTCGGCACGCTGTCCGGGCGGGCGGTGGTGGTCCGGGTGGCCGACGGCGCCGAGCTGGGCAGCGCGGTGACGGAGTACCGGCACGGCGTGATCGACGAGGTGCTGCCGTCGACCGGGCGGGAGTTGCCGCCGGAATGGGCGTTGCAGGTGCCCGCGGACTATCTGGACGTGCTGCGCATCGCGGTGCCGGCGGCGCTGGCCGCGGCGGGCGCCGACCCGGCCGACGTGATCGGCATCGGCACCGACTTCACCGCCTGCACGGTCGTTCCGGCCACTGTGGACGGTACGCCGCTGTGTGAACTGGCCGAGTTCGCAGACAACCCGCACGCCTATGTGAAGCTCTGGCGCCATCACGCCGCGCAGCCGCAGGCGGACCGGATCACCGCACTGGCCCGGGCACGCGGGGAGAAGTGGCTGCCGCGCTACGGCGGGCTGATCTCGTCGGAGTGGGAGTTCGCCAAGGCGTTGCAGGTGTTCGAGGAGGCGCCGGAGGTCTACGCCGCGATGGCGTGCTGGGTCGAGCTGGCCGACTGGATCGTCTGGCGGCTCACCGGCAGTTACGTCCGCAACGCGTGCACCGCCGGGTACAAGGGGATCCTGCAGGACGGCGAGTACCCGAGCCGGGATTTCCTGGGTGAGCTGGCGCCGGGTTTCGAAGGGTTCGTCGCGGAGAAGCTCGAGCAGCCGCTGGGCCGGCTGGGCGACCGCGCGGGCGGCCTCACCGCCGAGGCCGCGGAGTGGACCGGCCTGCCGGCGGGGATCGCGGTCGCGGTCGGCAATGTCGACGCGCACGTCACCGCGCCGGCCGCGCGGGCGGTCGAGCCGGGCCAGCTGGTCGCGATCATGGGCACCTCGACCTGTCACGTGCTCAACGGGGCCGAACTGCGTGAGGTGCCCGGCATGTGCGGGGTGGTCGACGGCGGGATCGTGGCCGGGCTCTGGGGTTACGAGGCCGGGCAGAGCGGCGTGGGCGACATCTTCGGCTGGTTCGCCGAGCATGGTGTGCCGAAGTCCTATGTGGAGGAAGCCCGGGCCGCGGGGGAGTCGGTCCACGAGCTGCTCACCCGGCGGGCCGCGCGGCAGGAGATCGGTGAGCACGGGCTGCTCGCGCTCGATTGGCACAGCGGCAACCGTTCGGTGCTGGTCGACCACGAGCTGTCCGGGATGGTGCTGGGCCAGACCCTGGCGACGCGCGCCGAGGACGTCTACCGCGCCCTCTTGGAGGCCACCGCGTTCGGCACCCGGAAGATCGTCGAAACGTTCATCGCCGCGGGCGTTCCGGTCACCGAGCTGATCGTCGCCGGTGGCCTGAAGCGGAACCCGCTACTGATGCGGATCTACGCCGATGTGCTGAACCTGCCGCTGTCGCTGGTCGGTTCGGAGCAGGCGCCCGCGCTCGGGTCCGCGATCCACGCCGCGGTGGCCGCGGGAGCGTATCCGGAGGTCCGGTCCGCGGCCGCCGCGATGGGCTCTGCCCGCCCGGTGGCCTATCGGCCGGATCCGGCGAACGTGGCTGCCTACAACGAGCTTTATGCCGAGTACACGGCGTTGCACGACTACTTCGGACGGGGCGGCAACGACGTCCTGCACCGGCTCGCCGCGCGCCGTCGCGCCGTCGCGAAAGGACGGTCCTGA
- a CDS encoding L-ribulose-5-phosphate 4-epimerase — MSLTDEVLDTVAELRQTVSDLHGELTRNALVIWTAGNISARVPGRELMVIKPSGVAYDELSADTMVVTDLHGRLVHGDLAPSSDTAAHAYVYREMPEVGGVVHTHSTYATAWAARGEPIPCVLTMIADEFGGAVPVGPFALIGDDSIGRGIVETLRAGRSPAVLMRNHGPFTVGRTARDAVKAAVLVEDVARTVHKAFELGTPAPLAPADVDRLYARYQNVYGQRGER; from the coding sequence ATGTCCCTGACCGACGAGGTCCTCGACACCGTCGCCGAACTGCGCCAGACCGTTTCCGACCTGCACGGGGAACTGACGCGTAACGCTTTGGTGATCTGGACCGCGGGGAACATCTCGGCGCGGGTGCCGGGGCGCGAGCTGATGGTGATCAAGCCGTCCGGGGTGGCCTACGACGAACTCTCCGCGGACACGATGGTGGTCACCGATCTGCACGGGAGGCTGGTGCACGGCGACCTCGCGCCGTCTTCGGACACCGCCGCGCACGCCTATGTCTACCGGGAGATGCCGGAGGTCGGCGGGGTCGTGCACACGCATTCCACCTATGCCACGGCGTGGGCGGCGCGCGGTGAGCCGATCCCGTGTGTGCTCACCATGATCGCCGACGAGTTCGGCGGGGCGGTCCCGGTCGGCCCGTTCGCGCTGATCGGTGACGACTCGATCGGCCGCGGCATCGTCGAAACCCTGCGGGCGGGGCGCTCGCCGGCGGTGCTGATGCGCAACCACGGGCCGTTCACCGTGGGCCGCACCGCGCGTGACGCGGTGAAGGCGGCGGTGCTGGTGGAGGACGTCGCCCGCACCGTCCACAAGGCATTCGAGCTGGGCACCCCGGCCCCGCTGGCGCCGGCGGACGTGGACCGGCTCTACGCGCGTTACCAGAACGTCTACGGGCAGCGAGGAGAACGATGA
- the araA gene encoding L-arabinose isomerase: protein MKPQLWFLTGSQALYGEETLDQVAGQSLEIQRMLASSGGLSCELAGKPVLTEAAAIRRVLLEANADPSCVGVITWMHTFSPAKMWITGLAGLRKPLLHLHTQLNAALPWQSIDMDFMNLNQAAHGDREFGFIQTRLGLARKTVAGHAADPAVVRRIDEWARAATGAAHLRSLKLARFGDNMRDVAVTEGDKVEAELRFGVSVNAYGVAELAERVDASSTVDVDELVARYADEYVLAPELASGGERYEALRYAARIELGLRSFLTEGGFGAFTTNFEDLGPLRQLPGLAVQRLMAEGYGFGGEGDWKTSALLAAVKAMGRGSDRGTSFMEDYTYHFGPGEPRILGAHMLEVCPSIAAARPSCEIHPLGIGGREDPVRLVFDAAPGPGVVAGLTDLGDRFRLVVNEIEVVPPDAPLPNLPVARAVWRPSPSLSTSAESWITAGGPHHTVLTQAVGSATLHDFAHLLGVELLAIDSATTTAAFADRIRWNQAYYRLAQGF, encoded by the coding sequence ATGAAACCCCAGCTCTGGTTCCTCACCGGCAGTCAGGCGCTGTACGGCGAGGAAACGCTGGACCAGGTCGCCGGGCAGTCCCTGGAGATCCAGCGGATGCTGGCTTCGTCCGGCGGGCTTTCCTGCGAGCTGGCCGGCAAGCCGGTGCTGACCGAGGCGGCCGCGATCCGCCGGGTGCTGCTGGAGGCGAACGCCGATCCCTCGTGCGTGGGCGTCATCACCTGGATGCACACGTTCTCGCCGGCGAAGATGTGGATCACCGGGCTGGCCGGGCTGCGGAAACCGTTGCTGCACCTGCACACCCAGCTCAACGCGGCGTTGCCGTGGCAGTCCATCGACATGGACTTCATGAACCTGAACCAGGCCGCGCACGGCGACCGCGAGTTCGGCTTCATCCAGACCCGGCTTGGGCTGGCCCGCAAGACCGTCGCCGGGCACGCGGCCGACCCGGCGGTGGTGCGGCGGATCGACGAGTGGGCGAGGGCGGCCACCGGCGCGGCGCATCTGCGTTCGCTGAAGCTGGCCCGGTTCGGTGACAACATGCGCGACGTCGCGGTGACCGAGGGGGACAAGGTCGAGGCCGAGCTGCGGTTCGGGGTGTCGGTCAACGCCTACGGGGTGGCCGAGCTGGCCGAGCGCGTCGACGCATCGTCCACTGTGGACGTCGATGAGCTGGTGGCGCGGTACGCCGACGAGTACGTCCTGGCGCCGGAACTCGCGTCCGGTGGGGAGCGGTACGAGGCCCTGCGTTACGCCGCGCGGATCGAGCTGGGCTTGCGCTCGTTCCTCACCGAGGGCGGGTTCGGCGCGTTCACCACGAACTTCGAGGATCTCGGCCCGCTGCGGCAACTGCCGGGGCTGGCGGTGCAGCGGCTGATGGCCGAGGGCTACGGGTTCGGCGGCGAAGGGGATTGGAAGACCTCCGCGTTGCTGGCCGCGGTCAAGGCGATGGGCCGCGGCAGCGATCGCGGCACCTCGTTCATGGAGGACTACACCTACCACTTCGGCCCGGGTGAGCCGAGGATCCTCGGCGCGCACATGCTCGAGGTGTGCCCGAGCATCGCGGCGGCGCGGCCGTCGTGCGAGATCCACCCGCTGGGCATCGGCGGCCGGGAAGACCCGGTGCGGCTGGTCTTCGACGCCGCGCCCGGGCCCGGCGTGGTGGCCGGACTGACCGACCTCGGGGACCGGTTCCGGCTGGTGGTCAACGAGATCGAGGTCGTCCCGCCGGACGCGCCGCTGCCGAACCTGCCGGTCGCGCGGGCGGTGTGGCGGCCGTCGCCGTCGCTGTCGACGTCGGCCGAGTCGTGGATCACCGCGGGCGGCCCGCACCACACCGTGCTGACCCAGGCGGTGGGCAGCGCGACCTTGCACGACTTCGCCCACCTGCTCGGGGTGGAACTGCTCGCCATCGACTCCGCGACCACCACCGCCGCGTTCGCCGACCGGATTCGCTGGAACCAGGCCTATTACCGGCTCGCTCAGGGCTTCTAG
- the chvE gene encoding multiple monosaccharide ABC transporter substrate-binding protein — protein sequence MKFIRGIAATTGVAAALALSACGSSVKTTDEQASGSAAGALVGVTMPTKSSERWIHDGDNVKSALEKLGYKVDLQYAENDIPTQVNQIENQITKGARLLVIAPIDGTALSTQLQEAGDKKIPVISYDRLLLNSPNVDYYATFDNFKVGVEQATSLLTGLGLKKADGSDGEAKGPFNIELFGGSPDDNNSSYFYNGAMSVLKPYLDKGTLVVKSGQTTFSVMAILRWDPATAQRRMEDLLTKTYTGGAKVQGVLSPYDGLSIGILSALKGNGYGTAGQPYPVVTGQDAEVASVKSIIAGEQYSTVFKDTRKLADVTVKMADTVLKGGKAQVNNTADYNNGKKVVPAQLLQPVVVTKDDYQRQLVDSGYYTADELK from the coding sequence ATGAAGTTCATCCGAGGGATCGCCGCGACCACCGGCGTCGCGGCCGCGCTCGCGCTGTCCGCGTGCGGTTCGAGCGTCAAGACCACCGACGAACAGGCCTCCGGGAGTGCCGCGGGCGCGCTGGTCGGGGTGACCATGCCGACCAAGTCGTCCGAGCGCTGGATCCACGACGGCGACAACGTCAAGTCCGCGCTGGAGAAGCTGGGCTACAAAGTGGACCTGCAGTACGCCGAGAACGACATCCCGACCCAGGTGAACCAGATCGAGAACCAGATCACCAAGGGCGCCCGGCTGCTGGTGATCGCCCCGATCGACGGCACCGCGCTCAGCACGCAGCTGCAGGAGGCCGGGGACAAGAAGATCCCGGTCATCTCCTACGACCGGCTGCTCCTCAACAGCCCGAATGTCGACTACTACGCCACCTTCGACAACTTCAAGGTCGGGGTCGAGCAGGCGACGTCCCTGCTGACCGGGCTCGGCCTGAAGAAGGCCGACGGCAGTGACGGCGAGGCCAAGGGGCCGTTCAACATCGAGCTGTTCGGCGGCTCGCCGGACGACAACAACTCGTCGTACTTCTACAACGGGGCGATGTCGGTGCTCAAGCCGTACCTGGACAAGGGCACGCTGGTGGTGAAGAGCGGGCAGACCACGTTCAGCGTGATGGCGATCCTGCGCTGGGACCCGGCCACCGCGCAGCGGCGGATGGAAGACCTGCTCACCAAGACCTACACCGGCGGCGCGAAGGTGCAGGGCGTGCTTTCGCCGTATGACGGGCTTTCGATCGGCATCCTGTCCGCGCTCAAGGGCAACGGCTACGGCACCGCGGGCCAGCCCTATCCGGTGGTGACCGGGCAGGACGCCGAGGTCGCCTCGGTCAAGTCGATCATCGCGGGGGAGCAGTACTCGACGGTCTTCAAGGACACCCGCAAGCTCGCGGACGTCACGGTGAAGATGGCCGACACCGTGCTCAAGGGCGGCAAGGCGCAGGTCAACAACACCGCCGACTACAACAACGGCAAGAAGGTCGTCCCCGCGCAGCTGCTGCAGCCGGTGGTGGTGACCAAGGACGACTACCAGCGGCAGCTCGTCGACTCCGGCTACTACACCGCGGACGAGCTGAAATGA
- the mmsA gene encoding multiple monosaccharide ABC transporter ATP-binding protein has protein sequence MTELLAMRGITKTFPGVRALADVTLSVRKGEVHAICGENGAGKSTLMKVLSGVHPQGTYDGEIAFAGRPCAFGSVRDSERQGIVIIHQELALCPQLSIAENIFLGNERAKRGWLDWNRTNHEAAALLKRVGLRESPVTPVVDLGVGKQQLVEIAKALSKEVGLLILDEPTAALNDEDSAHLLGLIRGLRDEGVTSVIISHKLGEVIDIADTITILRDGRTVETFPAAEATEERIITGMVGRDLEHRFPPRQPEIGEEVLRIEDWTVHSPVVAGRVVVDHANLTLRRGEIVGLAGLMGAGRTELAMSVFGRSYGRDISGTVYKNGVPVRLRSVREAIGAGLAYATEDRKYYGLNLVEDIRRNVSGAALGKLAARGWVNEHEEHRVAEGFRRDMNIKAPGVATPTGQLSGGNQQKVVLAKWIFADPDVLMLDEPTRGIDVGAKYEIYTIINELAARGKAVLVISSELPELLGLCDRIYALSAGRITGEVPAAAATQERLMQLMTQNGSRTP, from the coding sequence ATGACCGAGCTGCTCGCCATGCGCGGCATCACCAAGACCTTCCCCGGCGTCCGCGCGCTCGCCGATGTCACCCTGTCGGTGCGCAAGGGCGAGGTGCACGCGATCTGCGGGGAGAACGGCGCGGGCAAGTCGACCCTGATGAAGGTGCTTTCCGGCGTCCATCCACAGGGGACATACGACGGCGAGATCGCCTTCGCCGGGCGGCCGTGCGCGTTCGGCTCGGTCCGTGACAGTGAGCGGCAGGGGATCGTGATCATCCACCAGGAGCTCGCGCTCTGCCCGCAGCTCTCGATCGCGGAGAACATCTTCCTGGGCAACGAAAGGGCGAAGCGAGGCTGGCTCGACTGGAACCGGACCAACCACGAGGCCGCCGCGCTGCTGAAACGGGTCGGCCTCCGGGAGAGCCCGGTGACCCCGGTGGTGGACCTCGGCGTCGGCAAGCAGCAGCTCGTGGAAATCGCCAAGGCACTGTCCAAAGAGGTCGGCCTGCTGATTCTCGACGAGCCCACCGCGGCGCTGAACGACGAGGACTCGGCGCACCTGCTGGGCCTGATCCGCGGCCTGCGGGACGAGGGGGTGACGTCGGTGATCATCTCGCACAAGCTGGGCGAGGTGATCGACATCGCGGACACCATCACGATCCTGCGTGACGGCCGGACCGTCGAAACCTTCCCCGCGGCCGAAGCGACCGAGGAGCGCATCATCACCGGCATGGTCGGGCGCGACCTCGAGCACCGGTTCCCGCCGCGGCAGCCGGAGATCGGCGAGGAGGTGCTGCGGATCGAGGACTGGACCGTGCACAGCCCGGTGGTCGCCGGCCGGGTCGTGGTCGACCACGCCAATCTCACCTTGCGGCGCGGGGAGATCGTGGGGCTGGCCGGGCTGATGGGCGCGGGCCGGACCGAGCTCGCGATGAGCGTGTTCGGCCGGTCCTACGGCCGGGACATCTCGGGCACGGTCTACAAGAACGGTGTCCCGGTCCGGCTCCGGTCCGTCCGGGAGGCGATCGGGGCGGGCCTCGCGTACGCGACCGAAGACCGCAAGTACTACGGGCTCAACCTCGTCGAGGACATCCGGCGCAACGTCTCCGGGGCGGCGCTGGGCAAGCTCGCCGCCCGTGGCTGGGTGAACGAGCACGAGGAGCACCGGGTCGCCGAGGGATTCCGCCGTGACATGAACATCAAGGCGCCCGGCGTGGCCACGCCCACGGGGCAGCTCTCCGGCGGCAACCAGCAGAAAGTCGTGCTGGCCAAGTGGATCTTCGCCGATCCGGACGTGCTGATGCTGGACGAGCCCACCCGCGGCATCGACGTCGGCGCCAAGTACGAGATCTACACGATCATCAACGAGCTGGCCGCGCGGGGGAAGGCCGTCCTGGTCATCTCCTCCGAGCTGCCGGAGCTGCTCGGCCTGTGCGACCGGATCTACGCCCTGTCCGCCGGCCGGATCACCGGCGAGGTGCCGGCCGCGGCGGCGACCCAGGAACGGCTGATGCAGCTGATGACCCAGAACGGGAGCAGGACCCCATGA
- the mmsB gene encoding multiple monosaccharide ABC transporter permease, with protein sequence MTTTETGAPVVVPPARKPRRRLRFNPRQGGIYVAFALILVLFEVLTGGALLEPQNISNIIVQNSYVLILAVGMILVIISGHIDLSAGSVVAMTGAVSAVLMVNWHLPWGVAVVVTLAVGAAIGAFQGYWVAYFGIPAFIVTLAGMLGFRALTLTVLGNQGIGPFPDAIRTLSNGFTGGWLGNVGLGPLGGADLVSLLIGVAAVAGIVVTRWRKRQALLGYGQVVDPLPVFVLKIAGAAVIVLAVVVQLARFKNLPWVLILLAVLVLGYSLVAGKSVFGRHVYAIGGNRQAAMLSGVRVKSVTFWIFVNMGVLAALAGIIFAGRLNQAGPTAGVNFELDAIAAAFIGGAAVQGGVGKVVGAITGGLIMAVINNGMSLIGSPSERVMLVKGAVLLAAVAYDIWTKRRAAAR encoded by the coding sequence ATGACCACGACCGAAACCGGCGCGCCGGTGGTTGTGCCGCCCGCGCGGAAGCCTCGGCGGCGGCTGCGCTTCAACCCGCGCCAGGGCGGCATCTACGTCGCGTTCGCGCTCATCCTCGTGCTGTTCGAAGTGCTCACCGGCGGCGCGCTGCTGGAACCGCAGAACATCTCGAACATCATCGTCCAGAACTCCTACGTGCTGATCCTCGCGGTCGGGATGATCCTGGTGATCATCTCCGGGCACATTGACCTCTCGGCCGGGTCGGTGGTCGCGATGACGGGTGCCGTGTCGGCGGTGCTGATGGTGAACTGGCACCTGCCGTGGGGCGTCGCCGTGGTGGTGACGCTGGCGGTCGGCGCGGCGATCGGCGCGTTCCAGGGCTACTGGGTGGCGTACTTCGGCATCCCGGCGTTCATCGTGACCCTGGCCGGGATGCTCGGCTTCCGCGCGCTGACCCTGACCGTGCTGGGGAACCAGGGGATCGGGCCGTTCCCGGACGCGATCCGGACCCTGTCCAACGGCTTCACCGGCGGCTGGCTGGGCAACGTCGGCCTCGGCCCGCTCGGCGGCGCGGACCTGGTGAGCCTGCTGATCGGGGTGGCCGCGGTCGCCGGGATCGTGGTGACCCGGTGGCGCAAGCGCCAGGCGCTCCTCGGCTACGGCCAGGTGGTCGACCCGCTGCCCGTGTTCGTCCTGAAGATCGCCGGCGCCGCGGTGATCGTGCTGGCGGTCGTGGTGCAGCTGGCGCGGTTCAAGAACCTGCCGTGGGTGCTGATCCTGCTCGCCGTGCTCGTGCTCGGCTACTCGCTGGTCGCCGGGAAGTCGGTGTTCGGGCGGCACGTCTACGCCATCGGCGGCAACCGGCAGGCGGCGATGCTTTCCGGGGTCCGGGTCAAGTCGGTGACGTTCTGGATCTTCGTGAACATGGGGGTGCTCGCCGCGCTCGCCGGGATCATCTTCGCCGGGCGCCTCAACCAGGCCGGCCCGACCGCGGGCGTGAACTTCGAACTCGACGCGATCGCCGCCGCGTTCATCGGCGGCGCCGCGGTGCAGGGCGGCGTCGGCAAGGTCGTCGGCGCGATCACCGGCGGGCTGATCATGGCCGTGATCAACAACGGCATGTCCCTGATCGGCTCACCGAGCGAGCGTGTCATGTTGGTCAAGGGCGCCGTTTTGCTGGCTGCGGTCGCCTACGACATCTGGACCAAACGGCGTGCGGCGGCCCGCTGA